The Acidobacteriota bacterium region CGATGGCGGCCGATTCGTGCGCGGCCTGGCGCAGGACGCGTTCCAGCTGTTCCAGGACGGCCGGCGTCAGACCCTGGCGCATTTCGCGAGCGAGCGCGTCCCGCTCGAGGCGGTCGCCGCCATCGACATGAGCGGCAGCATGACCGACGCGATGCCGCAGGTGCGAGAGGCGGCCGCCCGGTTCCTGGCCGCACTGGCCCCCGACCATCAGGTCACCGTGCTCGCGTTCAACGACAACGTGTTCACCCTCTCGCGCCGCGGGGCGGCCCCGGAGGCGCGGCGGCGGGCACTCGCCAGACTGACGCCCTGGGGAGGGACGGCCCTCTACGATGCGATACTGGCCGCCCTGGACGTCCTGGGCGCGCAGCAGGGTCGTCGCGCGCTCGTGGTGTTCACCGACGGCGCCGACCAGCAGAGTCACGCGACCTTCGGCGACGTGCAGCGGCGGGTGGAGTCGAGTGATGCGACCATGTACATGATCGGTCAGGGCGACGCCACGACCAACCCGGCCCTGCGCCGCCTGCTCGAGCGGCTCGCAGCCGTGAGCGGGGGACGCGCGTTCTTCGAAGCGAGGCCGGACGCGCTCGACGCGGTGTTCGTCCAGATCATCGAGGAGCTGTCGAGTCAGTACCTCCTGTCGTACCAGCCCGACGCGCCCGTACGAGACGGGGAGTGGCACACGATTCGCGTCGAGGTGGACCGTGGAGAGTACCGTGTGCGGACCCGGCAGGGATTCCGGGCGCCACCGGCCCCGGACGGCCGGTGAAGGATGCTGGATCCGTCAGCGGGCGTGCAGCAGGGAGTGGTCATGCGAACTGCGGTGATCGTGGGCAGCGTCGGCGTCGTGCTGGTGGCGGGCACCGCGTGGGCCCAGGAGCCGCAGCCCTCGCCCGTCTTCCGGGCCGAGGTCGAGCTCGTCGCCATCGATGTCAGTGTGATCGATGACCAGGGACGGCCGGTCCCCGATCTCACGGTGGCCGACTTCACCGTCCGGGTGAACCGCCGCGAGCGGCGACTGGTGTCGGCGGAGTTCATCTCGCTCGGCGAGGCGAGACCGGTCCCCCCGGCGTTCGAGCACTTCAGCTCGAACGCGGGCGTCCAGCCCGGCCGGCTGATCGTGTTCGTCGTCGATCGTGCCAACATTCGGAGGGGCGAAGGGCGTCCGCTCATCGACGCCGCCCTCCAGTTGATCGACCGGCTGAACCCGAGCGACCGCATCGCGCTCACGGCGCTCCCGGGCGGGCCGTATATCGACTTCACGTCGAACCATCCGGTGATCAAGGGCGTCCTCGCGACGATCGTCGGCGATGCGGGGCGGCTGCCGTCGCAGTACCACGTCAGCCTGAGCGAGGCCAGGGCGTTCGTGCAGGGCCAGCAGGCGATCTGGGAGCGTGTCGTGGGCCGGGAGTGCTACTCGACCGCCCTCACCACCGACTTCAACCCCGCCGAGGCGCGCGCGGATCCCGGCAGCGCCAGCGCCGCCGCCATTCGCAGCCGGATGAGGGACTGCGAACAGGGCGTGAAGGCCGAGGCGCAGATGGTCTGGGGACTGGCGATGAACCAGGCCGCCTCGTCGATGGCCGCCCTGCGCCAACTGCTGGAGCGTCTGGCGCTCACGCCGGGACCGAAGACGCTGATCTACTTCTCCGAAGGCCTCGTCTACGACCGCGACTTCAGCGAGATCCGCCGCGTGGCCAGCGCGGCCGCCGCCGCGCAGGCCAGCCTGTACGCGTTCCGCTTCGACGCGCCGCCGTTCGAGGCCGCCGATCCGGATCCCTCGCGGACCTTCACGGAAGACCGTCAGCTGCAGCGACAGGGTGTGGAGCTGATGGTCGGCGCCATGCGCGGCCGGTCGTTCGAGGTGGCGGCGGGCGCCGGCCCCGCCGTCGAGCGCCTCGCGCGCGAGCTGTCGGGCTACTACCTGCTCAGTTTCGAGCCGGACGCCGAGGACCGGGAAGGCAGCGAGCGTGTCATCGACGTCCAGGTGGCTCGCGCGGGCGTCGACGTGCGGTCGCGTCAGCGGTTCCTCGTGACGCCGATGCGCGCGGCGCGCACCGACGAGGAACTCCTGGCCGAGACGCTGCGCGACCCGCTGATTGCCACCGAGCTGCCGCTGCGAGTGGCGACCTTCACGCTTCCGGCCGACGACCGCGAGGTCCGCGTCATGGTGGCCGCCGAGCTCGACGGTGCCGAAGCCAGGCAGGCGCTGCCCGTCGGCTTCTCGGTGACCGACGTGCGCGGCCGGGTGGTCGGCGCCGGCTTCGATCGGATCGAGGCGACGACCTCCGGGGGCACGCTGCGGTACCTTGCGAACCTGCGCGTCGAGCCGGGGGCCTACACGCTGAAGATGGCGGCCATCGACGACCGTGGCCGGCGGGGCAGCGTCGAGCACAGCTTCGCCGCGCGGACGGCGGCCGCCGGCCAGGTCCGCATCGGCGACCTGATGCTCGCGGAAGTGCCGCCGACCCCGGGGGCGGCGCCTGTGCCGTCGGTCGATACCCGCATGACGACCGACGCGGTCATCGGCTACGTCGAGCTGGCGTCGGTGGCGGCGCCGCAGCTCGAGCGGGCCGAGGTGCGGTTCGAGATCGCCGAGACCGCCGATGCCGAACCGATCGAACACCTCATGGCGACCATCCAGTCGGTCGATCCCGGGCGACGCATCGCCGAGGCCCGGTTGCCGCTGCAGTGGCTTCCGCCTGGTTCCTACGTGGCCCGGGCCGAGGTGAGCCTCGGAGGTCGGCCGGTGGGACGCGTGACCCGGCCCTTCCGCCTCGAGCGTCCGCTCGCGGCCGAGGCCGGCGGCATCACCGACCGCGGTGCGGCGGCCCGTGCGGGGGAGTTCGGTCTCGAGGGCTTCCGCACCGAGCGCGTGCTCGGCGCGGACGTGCTCGGGTTCTTCCTCGACCGCCTGCCGGCGGCCACGGGCCCAGCGACCGCGGCGGCGGTGACGACGGCCATCGCCGAAGCACGGGCCGGGCGGTTCGAGCGCGTCGAGCCCGCGCTCGGGGTGGGTGACGCCGGCGACGCGCGGGTCCCGTTCCTGCGGGGGCTCTCACGCCTGGCCGCGGGCGACCTCGAGGTCGCCGCGCGCGAGTTCCGCACCGCGATTCGCCTCGCTCCCGATTTCTTCCCGGCCGCGTTCTATCTCGGGGCGTGCTACGCCGCCGGCGGGCGCGATCGCGAGGCGGCCGGCGCCTGGCAGACGGCGCTCGTCGGCGATCGGGACGCGACGTTCGTCTACGAACTGCTCGGCGACGCCCTGCTGCGGCTCGGCGATCGGCAGCAGGCGGTCGACATCCTCGAAGAGGCGATCGTCGAGTGGCCCGACGCGCCCGGTCTCCATCGACGCCTCGCCGTCGTCCACGGCCTGCTCGGCGATCGTGGTCGCGCGTTCGCCCTTGTCGAGCGCTACCTGGAGCACACGCCCGCCGACGAGGGGGCCCTTCTGCTGGCGCTGTGGCTCCTGCACGAGGCGCGCGCCGCCGGGGCGCCGCTGCTGACGGGCGACGCCGACCTCGAGCGCTTCGAGACCTACCGGGCTCGATACGACGCCGGCCCAGCGACACGCCGTGCCATCGTCGAGCAGTGGCACAGACGCATGAGCCGGGCGCCGCTGCCGTGAGGTCCGCTCTCGGGCCGCGGCCTGACCTCCGCCCGGCGGCAAGGCCGGTCACCGGGATGTCGAGGACGGGGGACGCTCGCGCGGCGCCCTCGCCGAGGCTCCGACGCGTGGTGCCTCGTCGGTCAGGATGGCGCGCGCACGGTCGCGCAACGAGGCCAGCGTGCGCACGACCGAGTCGCGCGAGAGGCGACGGACGATCGGCTCGGCCACCGGGACGAGCAGCCACGGCACCTCCCGGCTGAGCGTGAGCGATTCGAGCTCGACCAGCAGCCCGCCGTCGACGACTTCGTACCGCCAGTAGGCGTTCAGGCGCCAGAGGAAGCCGTGATCCTGGCCGGGCGGGAGCGCGCGCTCGCGCGGCGTGCCCGCGTCGGCGATCTGCGCGATGCGAATGGCGGTGCTCCGGCTCGCCGCGTGGTTCGCGTCGAGCCGGTCGTAGCGCACGAGGTGCTCGGTGTCGTACGTGACGGTGATCACGCTGCGCTGGCGCAACCGGAGGAATGTCTGGGCCTCGTTGCCGGCCTGCCAGACGAGACGCGCCTCGACGACGTCGGGCGACCAGCGTTCGGTCCAGCGGGTCTGGAGCAATCGCAGGAGGTCGTCGAGCGCGACGCCGGGAAAGAACGCCACGCCGACCCAGTGGTGGATGCGGGCGTCGGGCACGTCGACATCGCGGCCATCCGGCCCGGGGGTTTCGTGCCGTCGCAGGACGACCTCGCCCCGGCGCGCGCGTGCGCGCCAGTCGCCGGCCGCCTGACCGAGTCGCTCGTGGACGAGGAAGCGGTCGCGGTCGTCGAGTTCGCGCGCGATGCGAGCCTCGGTGAGGGCGACGTACTGGTCCCAGGCCGCCACGGCCTCCGGCCGCAGATCGGGGGCTGGAGGGGGCGGGGCCGTGGCCAGGGCGAGGGTGAGCGCGGTCGAGACGAGACGCATCGGGCCTCCGGCGCGGGCGCGAGCGGTGGCGACATTCGCCTTGCGAGGTCACCCGCCATTTTGGAAGGCGAGAAATCGTCGCGGCCCGGCTCGCGCTCCGGTCCCGTCTTCCCAGGTTATATACTGAACCGGTCCCCGGAACCACGCCATGGTGCCGCCACGCGCCCCGCACCCGCGCCGACTCGCCGCGCTGCTCGCGGCCGCCATCTGCCTGGGGGCCGTGACGCCGGCGTCCGCTCAGACCGCGTTGCTCTGCTCGTCGGTGCTGCAGAACTGGTACGTCCGCGACGCAATGACCGACCTGTATCTCTGGTACGAGCAGATGCCAGCGGTGAACGCCCTGCGGTACCCCTCGCCAGAGGCGTACCTCGAGGCCATCCGCTACCGGCCGCTCGACGCGACGTTCAGCTACATCGGCCTGAAGGCAGCCGAAGAAGCGTTCTATTCCGACAGCCAGTTCATCGGGTACGGCCTCGGCACGCGGCTCGAAGGCTCGGTGGCGCGCGTGCTGCAGGTGTTCCCGGACAGTCCGGCTGCGGAGGCGGGCCTCGAGCGAGGTCACCGCATCGTGGCCATCAACGGCGTGGCGGTCGAGACGCTGGTGGCGACGGGCCGGTACGGCAGTGCGTTCGGCCCCGCCGAGCTCGGCGTCGTGTCGACCGTGCGCGTCGTCGACCAGGAAGGCCGCGTGGCCGAGGCGACGCTGGTCAAGCGCCTCGTCACGATACCGACGGTCTCGCTGACGCGGGTGTACGAAGTCGACGGCCGGCGGGTCGGCTACGTCTTCTTCCGGAACTTCGTGCAGCCGTCGTTCGAGGCGCTCGACGCGGCGTTTGGCCAACTGGCCGATGCCGGCGTCGACGAGCTGGTGCTCGACCTTCGCTACAACGGCGGAGGACTCGTCTCGGTGGCGCAGCACCTCGCGTCACTGCTCGGCGGAGTCCGCGTGCGCGGTCAGGTGTTTGCCGAGTACTTCCACAACGACAGGAACGCCCACCGCAACAGGGTCGTGCGCTTCGAGGGGGCGTCGCACGGCCTCGACCTCGATCGGCTCGTGGTGATCACGACGCGCTCGTCGGCCTCGGCGAGCGAGCTGGTCATCAATGCGCTCAGGCCGTTCCTCCCGGTGCTGGTCGTGGGCGAGACGACCTACGGCAAGCCGGTCGGCCAGTACGGCGTGCCCTTCTGCGAGAAGGTGCTCTACCCGGTGTCGTTCCTCCTTCGGAACGCGGCCGGCGAGGGCGACTTCTTCGGCGGCTTCCTCCCCGACTGCGCGGCGCCCGACGACGCCGACCGCCAACTCGGCGATCCCCTGGAAGGGTCGCTGGCCGAGGCCCTGCATCTCGTCGGGACCGGCTCGTGCAGCCGGCCCGCGGCGTCCGGCACCGCGCGGGCGCGGCGGGTCGAACCTCGCGTTCTCGTCGACGGCTGGCAGCTGCTCGTCAACGCGTTCTGACGTGACTCCCTCACTCCGGCGCTTCTCCTCCCCGTCACCATGACTGACAGCATCGCCGCGTGGAACGCCTGGCTGAACGGGATCGTGTGGGGACTGCCGACGATCGTGCTGCTCGTCGGGACCGGCGTCCTGCTCACCGTGCTGACCGGCTTCGCCCAGTTCCGGTACCTGCCGCTCGCGCTGCGCGAGGTGCTGGGCAAGGTCACCCAGCGCGGCGGCGGCGTCGGCAACGTGAGCCCCTTCCAGGCGGTGGCCACGGCGCTCGCCTCGACGGTCGGCGTCGGCAACATCGCGGGCGTCGCCACGGCCATCATGCTCGGCGGCCCTGGCGCGCTCTTCTGGCTGTGGGTGTCGGGGCTCTTCGGCATGTGCACGAAGTTTGCCGAGATCGTGGTCGCGCTGCACTACCGGGAACCCGATGCGACCGGGACCATGCGCGGCGGCGCGATGTACACGTTGAAGAAGGGGCTCGGTCTGCCGTGGCTCGGCGCCGTCTTCGCGCTCCTGACCTCGCTGGCAGCGTTTGGCATCGGCAACATGGTGCAGGCCAACTCGGTGGCCGATGCGCTGCAGTCGACCTTCGGGGTGGCTCCCTCGGTCACCGGCGGCGTGCTCGTGGTCCTGACGGCCGTCGTGATCCTCGGCGGCATTCGCCGCATCGGCGAGGTCACGCAGTACCTCGTGCCGTTCATGGCGGTCGGCTATCTCGCCGGGGGACTGATCATCCTGATCATGCACGCCGGACGCCTCCCCGCCGCCCTCGCCCTGGTGTTCGAGGGCGCGTTCACGGGCAGCGCGGCCGCAGGCGGGTTCGCCGGCGCGAGCGTCGCCATGGCCCTCCGCTACGGCATGGCCCGTGGGCTCTTCTCGAACGAGGCGGGGCTCGGCAGCGCCCCCATGGTGCACGCGACGGCCGACACCGACCACCCCGTTCGCCAGGGCCTGTACGGCATCTTCGAGGTCTTCGTCGACACGCTGCTGATTTGCACCACGACGGGCCTCGTCATTCTCGTGACGGGGGTCTGGGACAGCGGCGCGACGGGCGCGGCGCTCTCGGCTCGCGCGTTCGAGACGGGCCTGCCGGGGACGTTCGGCAGCGTCATCGTCACCGGCGGCGTGCTCCTCTTCTCGTTCAGCACGCTCATCGGCTGGAGCTACTACGGCGAGACCGGGATCGTCTACCTGCTCGGCGCTCGCGCCGCCATGCCGTACCGGGTGCTGTGGCTCGTCTTC contains the following coding sequences:
- a CDS encoding VWA domain-containing protein, which translates into the protein MSAWRSSDRGPSARRGIALLAGVLTAASALAVLAVVAAETRGAAIVSPREGMPVAGPVQLEAETRPVEALAEVDEATFFVDGRVVCRLARPPLVCAWNAGRTIDTHLVRLVVRWKDGTRSVATVRTGALSLGERVDVDAVQLTVVVQDDGGRFVRGLAQDAFQLFQDGRRQTLAHFASERVPLEAVAAIDMSGSMTDAMPQVREAAARFLAALAPDHQVTVLAFNDNVFTLSRRGAAPEARRRALARLTPWGGTALYDAILAALDVLGAQQGRRALVVFTDGADQQSHATFGDVQRRVESSDATMYMIGQGDATTNPALRRLLERLAAVSGGRAFFEARPDALDAVFVQIIEELSSQYLLSYQPDAPVRDGEWHTIRVEVDRGEYRVRTRQGFRAPPAPDGR
- a CDS encoding VWA domain-containing protein, translating into MRTAVIVGSVGVVLVAGTAWAQEPQPSPVFRAEVELVAIDVSVIDDQGRPVPDLTVADFTVRVNRRERRLVSAEFISLGEARPVPPAFEHFSSNAGVQPGRLIVFVVDRANIRRGEGRPLIDAALQLIDRLNPSDRIALTALPGGPYIDFTSNHPVIKGVLATIVGDAGRLPSQYHVSLSEARAFVQGQQAIWERVVGRECYSTALTTDFNPAEARADPGSASAAAIRSRMRDCEQGVKAEAQMVWGLAMNQAASSMAALRQLLERLALTPGPKTLIYFSEGLVYDRDFSEIRRVASAAAAAQASLYAFRFDAPPFEAADPDPSRTFTEDRQLQRQGVELMVGAMRGRSFEVAAGAGPAVERLARELSGYYLLSFEPDAEDREGSERVIDVQVARAGVDVRSRQRFLVTPMRAARTDEELLAETLRDPLIATELPLRVATFTLPADDREVRVMVAAELDGAEARQALPVGFSVTDVRGRVVGAGFDRIEATTSGGTLRYLANLRVEPGAYTLKMAAIDDRGRRGSVEHSFAARTAAAGQVRIGDLMLAEVPPTPGAAPVPSVDTRMTTDAVIGYVELASVAAPQLERAEVRFEIAETADAEPIEHLMATIQSVDPGRRIAEARLPLQWLPPGSYVARAEVSLGGRPVGRVTRPFRLERPLAAEAGGITDRGAAARAGEFGLEGFRTERVLGADVLGFFLDRLPAATGPATAAAVTTAIAEARAGRFERVEPALGVGDAGDARVPFLRGLSRLAAGDLEVAAREFRTAIRLAPDFFPAAFYLGACYAAGGRDREAAGAWQTALVGDRDATFVYELLGDALLRLGDRQQAVDILEEAIVEWPDAPGLHRRLAVVHGLLGDRGRAFALVERYLEHTPADEGALLLALWLLHEARAAGAPLLTGDADLERFETYRARYDAGPATRRAIVEQWHRRMSRAPLP
- a CDS encoding peptidase is translated as MVPPRAPHPRRLAALLAAAICLGAVTPASAQTALLCSSVLQNWYVRDAMTDLYLWYEQMPAVNALRYPSPEAYLEAIRYRPLDATFSYIGLKAAEEAFYSDSQFIGYGLGTRLEGSVARVLQVFPDSPAAEAGLERGHRIVAINGVAVETLVATGRYGSAFGPAELGVVSTVRVVDQEGRVAEATLVKRLVTIPTVSLTRVYEVDGRRVGYVFFRNFVQPSFEALDAAFGQLADAGVDELVLDLRYNGGGLVSVAQHLASLLGGVRVRGQVFAEYFHNDRNAHRNRVVRFEGASHGLDLDRLVVITTRSSASASELVINALRPFLPVLVVGETTYGKPVGQYGVPFCEKVLYPVSFLLRNAAGEGDFFGGFLPDCAAPDDADRQLGDPLEGSLAEALHLVGTGSCSRPAASGTARARRVEPRVLVDGWQLLVNAF
- a CDS encoding sodium:alanine symporter family protein, producing the protein MTDSIAAWNAWLNGIVWGLPTIVLLVGTGVLLTVLTGFAQFRYLPLALREVLGKVTQRGGGVGNVSPFQAVATALASTVGVGNIAGVATAIMLGGPGALFWLWVSGLFGMCTKFAEIVVALHYREPDATGTMRGGAMYTLKKGLGLPWLGAVFALLTSLAAFGIGNMVQANSVADALQSTFGVAPSVTGGVLVVLTAVVILGGIRRIGEVTQYLVPFMAVGYLAGGLIILIMHAGRLPAALALVFEGAFTGSAAAGGFAGASVAMALRYGMARGLFSNEAGLGSAPMVHATADTDHPVRQGLYGIFEVFVDTLLICTTTGLVILVTGVWDSGATGAALSARAFETGLPGTFGSVIVTGGVLLFSFSTLIGWSYYGETGIVYLLGARAAMPYRVLWLVFVYLGAVGSLHLVWDIADTLNGLMAVPNLISVLGSIPLLLRLVKEFFGQRAGAR